The Candidatus Syntrophosphaera sp. DNA segment GGTGGGATATTGGAGGACAGAGGGTATGGAATAGCTGTGGATGATGCGGGGAATTCATTCCTAACCGGGTATTATGACTACACCGCAAGTTTCGGCACACATACTCTCAACTATATCGGATATAGTGATATCTTCGTTGCTAAGCTTGACCCAAACGGCATCTGGCTGGGGGCGGTGAGCGCGGGAGGGACATCCACTTATGCCTTTGGAAATGCCATCGCAGTTGATGCAGCGGGCAATACCTACATAACCGGGTGTTTTGAATACACAGCCAGCTTCGGGGACTACACCCTCACCTCAAGCGGAAATGCAGATATATTCGCCGCCAAACTGGATCCGGACGGCAACTGGCTTTGGGTGTCTCAAGCGGGGGGAACGTTGTCTGAATCTGGGTTGTGCATCGCATTGGATTCAGAGGGTAATGCATTCTTAGCCGGATATTTTTTAGGCACAGCCAGCTTCGGAAACTACACCCTCTCTGGCCCTGTGGGTTTTTTTGAGGGCTTTGCATCCAAGCTTGACCCAAATGGAAACTGGCTCTGGGCGGTGAACGCGGAAGGGTCAGGCTATACCTGCGGGACTGGCTTTGCCGTGGATGGGGATGGCAATGCCTGGCTGACAGGATGGTTTGAAGGCACCGCCAGCTTCGGCACGCATACTATCACCTCCAGCGGATCACGGGATATCTTTGCCACCAAACTGGACCCAAACGGAAACTGGCTCTGGGCGGTCAAGGCAGGAGGGGCAAGTGGTGATTATGGGGAAGGCATCGCTGTGGATGGATCTGGAAATGCCTGCCTGACCGGGCGTTCTATGGGCACAGCCATCTTTGGCCCTTATTCCATTACCTCAAACGGATGGGTTGACATCGTAGCTGCCAAACTAAGCTCCGGAACTCCGGTGGATGAGGATCTGATCCCGGAGGCCGCGGCTTTCTCCCGCCTCTACGACGCGTATCCCAATCCCCTGCGCCCTGGCCAGACAGCCACGATCACAAGCAATGTCGCGGAGCGGGAAACCGGCATCCTCACCGTCCTTAACCTGCGCGGCCAGATCCTTTCCCGCCATACCCTCAGCCCGGGAAGCCATCAGATCCCCCTCGCCAGCGGAAACCTGCCCTCCGGGGTATATCTCTATCAACTCCAAACCGGAACCTGTTCAGAGGTGAAAAAGCTGGTCCTGCTCAAATGAAAATTCCCGCCGGAGCAACCCCGCTAAAGTCGAGCCCCCACCACGCTGGAGTCGAGCCCGCCTGTGGTTCAGTTATCTCCAAACAACTCAAAGCCAGACGCAGGCGGGCATGGACTCCAGCAAACAGGCAAACAATCAACGCGACAAAGGTCCTGGAGTCCATGCGATCCGGAAACAAAACCTTGGTAAAAAACAAGATAAGCCACAGACCGCCTCGCTCGACTCCAGGGTGACGATCGGCTGCATCGGGGATTTTTCTACCTTCCCTCCCTCTTGCCTGATTCTTTTGTCACTCACCCACCACTCGCTGAGCACCCGCTGGCTAAGCGTTTAGTGAGCGGGTGGTGAGTGAGAAGTGAGTGTTTCAGGCAAAAGGACAATTGCCCTCCATATTTAGTGGGTTACGCTATTTTGGGGATTTTCCCTACAGATTAGACGGATTACACGGATTGGACGGATAAAGAGAATAGAATGGGGGTGCATAAGATCGAGTGGGATCTCGTAGCATAGACTTCAGTCTGTTGGATGCCTGGAATTTATTCCGAGGCACGAGGCTGGCGATAAACTCTTACCGCTCCAATGAATTCGGCGGTTCCCACAGACTGAAGTCTATGTTACAAGAAGAGGCGGATGACGCGGATGAGACGGATTGACGGATAAAGAGTTTCCCGCAAATAACGCGGATAAAAGGCAGATCGCGCAGATGAAAGAGAAGCACGCAGATTTCGCAGATTTCGCAGATGAAGGAAGGGGGACAGTTTATAAAAACACCAAGCCCAAAAAAGGCGGAAGTTATTAAGGCATTGTGATACAGTCAATTATGGTATAAAACCACAAAAAAGTGGTCTCTATTATAAAAGGGAGACGCGGAGGTATTGGGAGAGGGTAGAATGCAGGTAAGTTATATCTATGCATATAGATATAGTACATATATTAGTATATAGTAATATTTTTTAATATATTTATAATATAATAGCATACCCCTGGATGAGGGCACCCCATGCAATCAATTACACCCCCAAGATCCTTTCTATAATAGAGAGCACTTTTTTGTGGTTTTATACCATAATTGACTGTATCACAATGCCTTAATAACTTCCGTCTACTTTGGGGAGTTGTGGTTTTATTAAACCAATGGAGGAGCAAAAACCCCTCCCATGTCCTTGATTTACATTGTGTTCAGGTCTTCCATGAATCCAGGATCTCCACCAGTTTGGGTTCTCCGGCCAGCCGCCCCTGCTCGAGCTCATC contains these protein-coding regions:
- a CDS encoding T9SS type A sorting domain-containing protein, with translation MNGMKGFLLCAAMLCLALALTAQTPEWQWAVNAGGTGTDWGQFIALDSAGNQYVTGYFEDTSSFGDYTLTSSGDKDIFVAKLDPAGNFLWAVKAGGTGWDEGRGVSVDFAGNAYLTGYFYGTASFGSHTLTSIGMSDIFAAKLDPVGNWLWAVSAGGILEDRGYGIAVDDAGNSFLTGYYDYTASFGTHTLNYIGYSDIFVAKLDPNGIWLGAVSAGGTSTYAFGNAIAVDAAGNTYITGCFEYTASFGDYTLTSSGNADIFAAKLDPDGNWLWVSQAGGTLSESGLCIALDSEGNAFLAGYFLGTASFGNYTLSGPVGFFEGFASKLDPNGNWLWAVNAEGSGYTCGTGFAVDGDGNAWLTGWFEGTASFGTHTITSSGSRDIFATKLDPNGNWLWAVKAGGASGDYGEGIAVDGSGNACLTGRSMGTAIFGPYSITSNGWVDIVAAKLSSGTPVDEDLIPEAAAFSRLYDAYPNPLRPGQTATITSNVAERETGILTVLNLRGQILSRHTLSPGSHQIPLASGNLPSGVYLYQLQTGTCSEVKKLVLLK